A window of the Agrococcus jejuensis genome harbors these coding sequences:
- a CDS encoding GtrA family protein yields the protein MAAAAGATPDAAGAVDPRSVRMRRLAIQFGKFLIVGGISFSVDYGLFLLLHTVLGVPYVAASTISFSLSLILNYVLTLKFVFVAQPGRSIAKEFAIYVGLNIVALGLNQLILFLSVELLHVWPEIGKLIATAIVLVYNFIARKMLIERPGRAAAPAADDRIDETRHQA from the coding sequence ATGGCAGCGGCAGCCGGGGCGACGCCCGACGCGGCCGGCGCAGTCGACCCCCGCAGCGTGCGGATGCGCAGGCTCGCCATCCAGTTCGGCAAGTTCCTCATCGTCGGCGGCATCTCGTTCTCGGTCGACTACGGCCTGTTCCTGCTGCTGCACACGGTGCTCGGCGTGCCCTACGTGGCCGCGAGCACCATCTCGTTCTCGCTGTCGCTCATCCTCAACTACGTGCTCACGCTGAAGTTCGTGTTCGTGGCGCAGCCGGGCCGCTCGATCGCGAAGGAGTTCGCGATCTACGTCGGGCTCAACATCGTGGCGCTCGGGCTCAACCAGCTCATCCTCTTCCTGTCGGTCGAGCTGCTGCACGTGTGGCCCGAGATCGGCAAGCTCATCGCGACCGCCATCGTGCTGGTCTACAACTTCATCGCCCGCAAGATGCTCATCGAGCGTCCGGGACGAGCGGCTGCACCAGCCGCAGACGATCGCATCGACGAGACGAGGCACCAGGCATGA